One region of Rhizobium sp. WYJ-E13 genomic DNA includes:
- a CDS encoding response regulator transcription factor: protein MANDLTIHLVDDEESLRRSLTFLLVSAGFAVRAHSCAKAFLELLPLSGRSCLVTDLCMPDINGIELLERLRRVSTDVPAIVITGQGDIAAAVQAMKAGASDFLEKPLKEEALISAINGAMRQRRCGSAVADCESVAARLRQLTDREHQVLSGVLDGLQNKMIAYHLGISSRTVEVHRANVMAKMGARNLAELMRMAIAIDAAQPLETAKASPIGSWSAYIRQA from the coding sequence ATGGCGAATGACCTTACGATCCATCTCGTCGACGACGAAGAGTCGCTCCGGCGATCTCTGACGTTTCTGCTGGTGTCGGCCGGCTTTGCCGTTCGTGCACATAGCTGTGCGAAAGCCTTTCTGGAACTTCTGCCGCTGTCGGGGCGAAGTTGCCTTGTTACCGATCTATGCATGCCCGATATCAACGGCATCGAATTGCTTGAGCGGTTAAGGCGTGTCAGCACGGACGTGCCGGCGATCGTCATTACCGGTCAGGGCGATATCGCCGCCGCGGTTCAGGCGATGAAGGCGGGAGCATCCGATTTTCTGGAAAAACCGCTGAAGGAAGAAGCGCTGATCTCGGCCATTAACGGAGCAATGAGGCAAAGGCGGTGCGGCAGCGCCGTGGCCGATTGCGAAAGCGTTGCGGCGCGACTTCGTCAGCTCACGGACCGCGAACATCAGGTTCTCTCCGGCGTGCTCGATGGCTTACAGAACAAGATGATCGCCTATCATCTCGGCATCAGCTCGCGCACGGTGGAGGTCCATCGCGCCAATGTGATGGCCAAGATGGGCGCGCGCAATCTGGCAGAGCTCATGCGCATGGCCATTGCCATCGATGCGGCGCAACCGCTTGAAACCGCAAAGGCTTCGCCGATCGGCAGCTGGTCAGCTTATATTCGACAAGCCTAA
- a CDS encoding sensor histidine kinase — protein MSTKMESPHATEFSSPVSSLAARTSFIGTRIARREPVRAASKGDNRPQANWIRQLYEHIPDAVFFMTGNNRISACNRAAVVLFGYEEDELLDRKIDLVWSATPDVKLRGRWADQGAARAGLATTKRGVQFPTTLTIIREQGEKETFAAAIFEDFRTERETLQQVQELQCELARLARVAALGEMTTTLAHELSQPLSLIAAYSEGCGRLMTNDRRRHGAELREALSEITQHALWAGTIVQNIREFAKRGTGEKQLEAMHALIHKATALGLAGSPRKGLHTDLQLEAERDIVVADRVQIVQVLMNLLHNAVDATDGVERPTIAIHSRTDDCSHLVVDVSDNGCGIAVEIEEALFRPFVTSKPRGLGMGLALSKRIIEAHGGRISARKGTQGGSILSFSLPLAETTINGE, from the coding sequence ATGTCCACCAAGATGGAGTCGCCGCATGCTACCGAATTCAGTTCCCCTGTCTCAAGCCTGGCGGCACGAACCTCGTTCATCGGAACGCGAATAGCACGGCGCGAACCCGTGCGTGCTGCGTCCAAGGGTGATAACCGGCCACAGGCGAACTGGATTCGGCAGCTCTATGAACACATACCGGACGCAGTGTTCTTCATGACCGGCAACAATAGAATTTCAGCCTGTAACAGGGCTGCGGTGGTCCTGTTCGGTTATGAGGAAGATGAATTGCTCGACCGCAAGATCGACCTCGTCTGGTCCGCGACGCCGGATGTCAAACTCAGGGGACGCTGGGCGGACCAGGGCGCGGCACGCGCCGGCCTAGCAACGACCAAGAGGGGCGTCCAGTTTCCAACTACGCTGACCATCATCCGAGAACAGGGCGAAAAAGAAACCTTCGCTGCGGCGATCTTTGAGGACTTCCGAACAGAGCGCGAGACATTGCAGCAGGTTCAGGAGCTTCAGTGTGAGCTGGCGCGTCTCGCAAGAGTAGCCGCGCTTGGAGAAATGACAACGACGCTGGCTCACGAACTGTCTCAGCCGCTCTCCTTGATCGCCGCTTACTCCGAGGGGTGCGGGCGCCTCATGACGAACGACCGCCGCCGGCACGGCGCGGAGCTTCGTGAAGCCTTGTCGGAAATTACACAGCACGCCTTGTGGGCGGGAACGATCGTCCAGAACATCAGGGAATTTGCAAAGCGCGGCACCGGCGAGAAACAACTGGAGGCGATGCACGCGTTGATCCACAAAGCGACGGCGCTTGGGCTTGCCGGATCACCCCGGAAAGGCCTTCACACCGATTTGCAACTCGAAGCAGAGCGGGACATCGTAGTCGCAGACCGTGTCCAGATCGTCCAGGTGCTGATGAACCTTCTTCACAATGCCGTGGACGCGACCGACGGCGTCGAGCGGCCGACGATCGCGATCCACTCGAGGACCGATGATTGCTCGCATCTGGTTGTCGACGTGTCCGATAATGGTTGCGGAATTGCCGTCGAGATCGAAGAGGCGCTGTTTCGTCCCTTCGTCACTAGTAAACCGCGCGGACTTGGCATGGGCCTGGCATTGTCCAAGCGTATCATTGAAGCGCATGGAGGCCGCATAAGCGCGCGCAAGGGAACACAGGGAGGCTCCATCCTCTCGTTTTCGCTGCCGCTGGCGGAGACCACAATCAATGGCGAATGA
- a CDS encoding SulP family inorganic anion transporter, producing the protein MIGSLPMLRGLTGFNRGWLRSDIPAGLSIAAVGLPSAIAYPAIAGLPPETGIYASIVAPIAYAIFGPSRLLIVGPDAASMSVLAAAMGTIIAADPTGSGDRVAIAAALALGVGVCYIAAKLLRLGVLANFLSRPILVGFFAGVSLSILVGQIGRFTGMKIESDGLIQPLVEFLAKSSLIHWPSLIFGFSMFALLWILRFFPFRIPGPVLVVVISVVLSAIFDFRGQGIAVVGDIPRGLPSFSLPPLHEMPLDKIVTGSVAIFLVSFGSGIVAARSFASRTGDEVDANQELVGLGAANIAPGLFGSFPVSVSDSRTAINLSTGGVSQLAGLVSAAALIAVLVFLHAALRILPIPALAAILAMAAISLIDLPELRKIWRISRMEFVFALIAMWGAISFGVLNGVIVAIAATFVYLLRKTMFPRDGLLGRIEGRHGFFDLKRYPEARPVPGAAVFAVQGSILFYNADYVRIRLTSVAKELPADTKCLVLDASAITQIDSTGATALEAVAEILVNRNIIFAFADLSDESRVILERAGVIKMVGAENIFNGREEALRTLIGDIDQIGSATPASSAL; encoded by the coding sequence GTGATAGGCAGTCTTCCGATGTTGCGAGGCTTGACTGGCTTCAACAGAGGCTGGCTCCGGAGCGATATCCCGGCCGGCCTGTCGATCGCCGCCGTCGGCCTGCCGAGCGCCATCGCCTATCCCGCTATCGCCGGCCTGCCGCCGGAGACCGGCATCTATGCGAGCATCGTCGCGCCGATCGCCTATGCGATTTTCGGGCCTTCCCGGCTGCTGATCGTGGGGCCCGACGCCGCGTCAATGTCGGTGCTGGCGGCTGCAATGGGCACTATCATAGCTGCCGATCCCACGGGCAGCGGCGACCGTGTGGCGATCGCGGCAGCCCTCGCCCTCGGCGTCGGCGTCTGCTATATCGCCGCCAAATTGTTGAGGCTTGGCGTCCTCGCAAACTTTCTTTCCCGCCCCATTCTGGTCGGGTTCTTTGCCGGCGTGTCCCTCTCGATCCTTGTGGGACAGATCGGCCGTTTCACGGGGATGAAGATCGAATCCGATGGGTTGATCCAGCCGCTCGTCGAATTTCTTGCCAAAAGCAGTCTGATCCACTGGCCGTCGCTCATTTTTGGCTTCAGCATGTTCGCGCTGCTGTGGATCCTCCGTTTTTTTCCTTTCAGAATTCCAGGTCCTGTCCTGGTCGTCGTTATCTCGGTCGTTCTTTCCGCGATTTTCGATTTTCGGGGCCAAGGCATTGCCGTCGTTGGGGACATACCGCGCGGACTTCCGAGTTTCTCCCTACCCCCGCTTCATGAGATGCCCCTAGACAAGATCGTCACCGGTTCGGTCGCGATCTTTCTTGTCAGCTTCGGCTCCGGCATTGTGGCGGCGCGCAGCTTCGCGTCGCGGACCGGTGACGAGGTCGATGCAAATCAGGAGTTGGTCGGGCTTGGCGCGGCCAATATAGCGCCCGGGCTTTTCGGTTCGTTTCCGGTCAGCGTATCGGATTCTCGAACCGCCATAAATCTGTCGACGGGCGGCGTGTCGCAGCTCGCAGGACTGGTCTCCGCGGCAGCACTGATCGCGGTGCTGGTTTTCCTCCATGCTGCGTTGCGCATCCTTCCCATTCCCGCGCTCGCCGCAATCCTTGCAATGGCTGCCATCAGCCTGATCGATCTTCCCGAGCTCAGGAAGATCTGGCGCATCAGCCGTATGGAATTCGTCTTCGCGCTGATCGCCATGTGGGGAGCGATCAGCTTCGGTGTCCTCAATGGCGTCATCGTCGCAATTGCCGCAACCTTCGTCTATCTCCTGCGGAAGACCATGTTTCCGCGCGACGGCCTTCTTGGCCGCATCGAGGGACGGCACGGTTTCTTCGATCTCAAGCGCTATCCGGAGGCCCGACCCGTCCCGGGCGCAGCCGTCTTCGCGGTGCAGGGCAGCATCCTGTTCTACAATGCTGATTACGTTCGCATCCGGCTGACATCGGTGGCAAAGGAGCTTCCCGCGGATACCAAATGTCTGGTGCTCGATGCCAGCGCCATCACACAAATCGACAGCACCGGCGCGACCGCGCTCGAGGCCGTCGCCGAAATCCTCGTGAATCGAAACATCATCTTCGCCTTTGCCGATCTCAGCGACGAAAGCCGGGTCATTCTCGAACGGGCCGGAGTCATCAAGATGGTCGGCGCCGAGAATATTTTTAACGGCAGAGAAGAAGCCCTGCGGACACTGATCGGCGATATCGACCAGATCGGTAGTGCCACGCCGGCGAGCAGTGCACTTTAG
- a CDS encoding helix-turn-helix domain-containing protein, giving the protein MLQDHAMVKQTIVPGYRYGATAGTAKDQSIKLKADETIYSEGEYALAIYQVEAGAVRIYRLTASGQRYILSFCGKGEWFGLETGNVRTDFAEAVCETCIRPFRANRDALVPIDLLHIALTSLAKAQHKQLVITEQSALKRVAAFVYEMADRHPGSCEFDMMMSRSDIADYLGLTVETVARCFTKLRGKRILCLNGKLQRIVRLLDRDALIAMTI; this is encoded by the coding sequence ATGCTTCAAGACCACGCGATGGTAAAGCAGACGATAGTTCCGGGGTACCGCTATGGCGCGACTGCTGGGACGGCCAAGGATCAGTCGATCAAGCTCAAGGCCGACGAGACGATCTATAGCGAAGGCGAATATGCACTTGCGATCTATCAGGTCGAAGCGGGTGCGGTGCGCATCTATCGCCTGACGGCCAGCGGGCAGCGATACATCCTGTCTTTCTGCGGCAAGGGTGAGTGGTTCGGTCTGGAAACGGGCAATGTTCGAACCGATTTCGCAGAAGCCGTATGCGAGACCTGTATCAGGCCCTTTCGCGCCAATCGGGACGCACTCGTCCCCATAGACCTTCTCCACATTGCGCTGACGAGCCTCGCAAAGGCACAGCACAAACAACTCGTCATCACCGAGCAAAGCGCACTGAAGCGCGTTGCCGCCTTTGTCTACGAAATGGCCGATCGTCATCCAGGAAGCTGCGAATTCGATATGATGATGTCGCGCAGCGATATCGCCGACTATCTCGGACTGACGGTCGAAACCGTCGCCCGCTGCTTCACGAAACTCCGCGGAAAGCGCATCCTCTGCCTGAACGGTAAACTGCAACGCATTGTTCGTCTTCTTGACCGCGATGCACTCATCGCAATGACGATCTAG
- a CDS encoding DUF2950 family protein has product MGRQSIVIPLMFATVLCAMPAPPVLSQEQTDLADYKAATPSPKFDSPELALDKLKSVLGSNNIDDLATLLGLKPDKLRSNNEAMIAYGLIREGAERRVVLRDSEGMKIVAIGDRLWPLPFPLTEGKDDKWSFDTQRGLEEIINRRIGENELATIDTMHEYVAAQYQFASEDRDGDGIYEFAKKLISSPGKLDGLYWDPNVYPEESPASALVETAAFGAAKRGEGYYGYRYRILTSQGDNVLGGKQSYIINGYMTGGFALIAWPVKYRVTGVQTFMVNGTSVIYQRDLGPETEARAAAIKDFNPDANWTVVSE; this is encoded by the coding sequence ATGGGACGCCAATCGATCGTAATTCCGCTTATGTTCGCGACAGTACTTTGCGCAATGCCGGCGCCGCCCGTGCTTTCGCAGGAGCAGACAGATCTTGCTGACTACAAGGCGGCAACGCCATCGCCGAAATTCGACAGTCCTGAGCTTGCGCTCGATAAGCTCAAATCGGTGCTGGGCTCGAACAATATCGACGATCTTGCCACGTTGCTCGGCTTGAAGCCGGACAAGCTGCGCTCGAACAATGAGGCGATGATCGCCTACGGATTGATCCGCGAAGGCGCCGAGCGGCGGGTGGTTTTGCGGGATTCAGAAGGCATGAAGATCGTTGCGATCGGGGATCGGCTTTGGCCCTTGCCGTTTCCGCTGACCGAGGGCAAGGACGACAAATGGTCTTTTGACACTCAGCGCGGCCTCGAAGAGATCATCAATCGCCGCATTGGCGAAAACGAACTCGCCACCATCGACACCATGCATGAATATGTCGCGGCCCAGTATCAATTTGCATCCGAGGACCGTGATGGCGACGGCATCTATGAGTTCGCAAAGAAATTGATCAGCAGTCCAGGCAAGCTCGATGGCTTGTACTGGGATCCGAACGTTTATCCCGAGGAAAGCCCGGCAAGCGCGCTGGTCGAGACAGCTGCCTTCGGCGCCGCCAAACGCGGGGAGGGCTATTACGGCTATCGCTACCGCATCCTGACGTCTCAGGGAGACAACGTGCTTGGCGGCAAGCAAAGCTATATCATCAACGGTTATATGACCGGCGGCTTTGCGCTCATCGCCTGGCCGGTCAAATATCGGGTCACCGGCGTGCAGACATTTATGGTCAACGGGACGAGCGTCATCTACCAGCGCGATCTGGGACCGGAAACGGAAGCGCGCGCGGCGGCGATCAAGGATTTCAATCCGGATGCCAACTGGACCGTCGTAAGCGAATAG
- a CDS encoding AI-2E family transporter, with product MEQIADTPARKTDAGQISIEARVSDLVRLGIIGLFAYWTMVLIAPFALIVIWSAILAVALFPMFQTLLRLIGNRPVIAAVIIVVGCLVLIIAPLALVAVNFADAVQALIGKLWTGNFTLPTAPAAIKEWPVVGERVHDTWNQIAGDLASTIIKFQAPIREVMGVVVAKLASIGGGVLSFVASIILSGLFLTWSVRLAAAIQVLASRIAGERGVGFARLAGTTVRNVSRGVIGVAFLQTLLCGVCFAFFDIPARGALTFAVFMLCVMQLGPGLVLLPVVIWAWFSWPFATAFIFTCLAVPITVVDNILKPVLMAKGLSTPMPVILIGVIGGTLSHGLLGLFLGPVVLSVFYELLRAWAWPPATSNGSEAEHIG from the coding sequence ATGGAGCAGATAGCCGATACGCCGGCGCGGAAAACCGATGCGGGCCAGATTTCGATAGAGGCGAGAGTAAGTGATCTGGTCCGGTTGGGCATCATCGGGCTTTTCGCCTACTGGACGATGGTTCTGATCGCGCCCTTCGCACTGATCGTCATCTGGTCGGCGATCCTCGCAGTGGCGCTGTTTCCGATGTTCCAGACTCTCTTGCGACTGATTGGAAACAGGCCGGTGATTGCGGCTGTTATCATCGTCGTCGGCTGCCTTGTGCTGATTATCGCACCGCTCGCACTCGTTGCGGTCAATTTTGCCGATGCGGTGCAGGCACTGATCGGCAAGTTGTGGACGGGAAACTTCACGCTACCCACAGCACCGGCCGCCATCAAGGAATGGCCTGTCGTCGGCGAGCGTGTCCATGACACCTGGAACCAGATTGCGGGCGATCTGGCCTCCACCATCATCAAGTTTCAGGCGCCGATCCGTGAGGTCATGGGTGTTGTCGTCGCAAAGCTCGCCTCGATCGGCGGCGGCGTCTTGAGCTTCGTCGCTTCGATCATACTCTCCGGGCTGTTTCTCACGTGGTCCGTGCGCCTGGCTGCGGCAATACAGGTGCTGGCGAGCCGGATCGCCGGCGAAAGGGGTGTCGGTTTTGCCCGGTTGGCAGGAACCACGGTGCGGAATGTTTCGCGAGGCGTGATCGGCGTTGCCTTCCTGCAGACCCTGCTCTGCGGAGTGTGCTTTGCCTTCTTTGACATTCCGGCACGCGGTGCCCTGACCTTTGCGGTCTTCATGCTTTGCGTGATGCAACTGGGTCCTGGGCTCGTGCTGCTGCCGGTCGTCATCTGGGCGTGGTTCTCCTGGCCATTCGCGACTGCCTTTATCTTTACCTGCCTTGCGGTGCCGATCACCGTCGTGGACAATATTCTGAAGCCCGTCCTGATGGCGAAAGGCCTCTCGACGCCGATGCCGGTTATTCTGATCGGCGTCATCGGCGGCACGCTCTCTCACGGGCTCCTGGGTTTGTTTCTTGGGCCGGTCGTCCTCAGCGTCTTCTACGAGTTGCTGAGAGCCTGGGCCTGGCCGCCGGCGACCTCAAATGGATCCGAAGCGGAACACATCGGATAG
- a CDS encoding DUF3300 domain-containing protein, giving the protein MKAISRKLLGGLSALAIIALQPALPMRAQTQTPAPTAAPAQTSTEQPATALLSDDELEVLVARIALYPDELVAVISAASLFPLQIIEAQRFLEAKKKNSDLKPKSDWDGSVVSLLNYPDIVKMMSEDLDWTQSLADALANQQKDVLIAIQQLRDEAVEKNIIKTDDKVTIVTENDNIIIRPTDPEKIYIPQYPPEMLYEPGYASEPISYYPDYYDSYYYPGAGFFAAAVTGLTWAAIVNWDDWGVWGGRWDGDIDIDCNNCLNDRNFNGKMKWNDVDWSKVDRSKLNISKDQLAKMDRSAIKSGLQADNRNQLRNRANDIQASQRPGNRANSARAEDIRKSTAQGLKDRPQATRPTAANRPAAANRPTASRPEARPQKAANRPSKPAQKSVNRPNKPQMAARPDNRGRQPSALGNVQSGRREAVASKRGSQSMGANRQSARPAQHRPRPQGGGGRGGGGGGRRR; this is encoded by the coding sequence ATGAAAGCAATTTCCCGCAAACTGCTTGGCGGATTGTCGGCACTGGCAATTATTGCGTTGCAGCCGGCGCTCCCAATGCGCGCGCAGACGCAGACCCCCGCACCGACAGCAGCACCAGCGCAGACAAGCACAGAACAGCCCGCAACCGCACTCCTGTCCGATGATGAGCTTGAAGTGCTCGTAGCGCGGATCGCGCTCTATCCGGATGAATTGGTCGCGGTAATTTCCGCCGCTTCGCTCTTTCCTCTTCAGATCATTGAAGCACAGCGCTTCCTCGAAGCGAAAAAGAAGAATTCCGACCTCAAGCCCAAAAGCGATTGGGACGGCAGCGTCGTTTCGCTGCTGAACTACCCAGACATCGTCAAGATGATGAGTGAGGATCTCGATTGGACGCAGTCGCTCGCCGATGCGCTCGCCAACCAGCAGAAGGATGTCTTGATTGCCATCCAGCAGCTTCGTGACGAAGCGGTGGAAAAGAACATCATCAAGACGGATGACAAGGTGACGATCGTCACCGAAAACGACAACATCATCATCCGGCCGACCGATCCGGAGAAGATCTATATCCCGCAATATCCGCCGGAAATGCTCTACGAACCGGGCTATGCGTCGGAACCGATCTCCTATTATCCGGATTATTACGACAGCTATTATTATCCCGGGGCAGGGTTCTTTGCCGCTGCGGTCACCGGGTTGACCTGGGCTGCCATTGTCAACTGGGACGACTGGGGCGTGTGGGGCGGCCGCTGGGATGGCGATATCGACATTGACTGCAACAATTGCCTGAACGACCGCAACTTCAACGGAAAGATGAAGTGGAACGACGTCGACTGGAGCAAGGTCGACCGGAGCAAGCTGAACATCAGCAAGGACCAGCTTGCGAAGATGGACCGGTCGGCGATCAAGTCCGGCTTGCAGGCCGACAATCGCAACCAGTTGCGCAACAGGGCCAACGACATCCAGGCGAGCCAGCGGCCCGGCAATCGCGCTAATTCGGCGCGTGCAGAAGATATCCGCAAGAGCACGGCTCAGGGCCTAAAGGACAGACCGCAGGCAACTAGGCCAACGGCAGCAAATCGACCGGCGGCGGCCAATCGGCCGACCGCATCCCGGCCCGAGGCACGTCCTCAGAAGGCCGCCAATCGCCCGTCCAAGCCTGCGCAGAAATCCGTCAATAGGCCCAATAAACCGCAGATGGCTGCCAGACCCGATAATCGCGGACGCCAACCGAGCGCGCTCGGCAATGTCCAGTCCGGTCGTCGTGAGGCGGTTGCCTCGAAACGCGGATCGCAGAGCATGGGCGCAAATCGCCAGTCAGCTCGCCCCGCACAGCATCGGCCACGCCCGCAGGGTGGTGGCGGTCGCGGTGGCGGTGGCGGTGGCAGACGGCGGTGA
- the ppk2 gene encoding polyphosphate kinase 2: MDENYKPKQATGDESRGKDKKKKKSWDYEKEVGRLQVEIAHLQAWVKKAGARIVIIFEGRDAAGKGGMIKRITEKVSPRVFRVVALPAPTDREKSQSYMQRYIAHLPAAGEVVIFDRSWYNRAGVDRVMGFCSDKKARRFLELAPRFEAAIVESGVILLKYFLTVSEEEQERRFRRRIDDPVRQWKLSPMDLESYQRWWDYTRAYDEMLRMTDTNHAPWWIVPSDDKKRARINCISHILQSIPYERVKFDEPDLGKRQKRPADFIEDSSIRHIVPDMTS, translated from the coding sequence ATGGACGAGAATTACAAGCCGAAGCAGGCCACCGGCGATGAGAGCCGCGGCAAGGATAAAAAGAAAAAGAAATCATGGGATTATGAGAAAGAAGTCGGCCGGCTGCAGGTCGAAATCGCTCATCTGCAGGCCTGGGTGAAGAAAGCCGGCGCAAGAATCGTCATCATCTTCGAGGGACGCGATGCCGCCGGAAAGGGAGGAATGATCAAGCGGATAACGGAAAAGGTCAGTCCGCGTGTCTTCCGCGTCGTGGCGCTGCCTGCGCCGACAGATCGGGAGAAATCGCAGAGCTATATGCAGCGTTACATCGCTCACCTGCCGGCGGCCGGCGAGGTCGTGATATTCGACCGCAGCTGGTATAATCGGGCGGGCGTCGATCGTGTCATGGGCTTCTGCAGCGATAAGAAAGCGCGGCGTTTTCTGGAGCTCGCGCCCCGCTTTGAAGCGGCCATCGTCGAAAGCGGCGTCATTCTGCTCAAATATTTCCTGACCGTCAGCGAGGAAGAACAGGAGCGGCGCTTCAGGCGGCGGATCGACGATCCGGTGCGGCAGTGGAAGCTCAGCCCCATGGATCTCGAATCCTATCAGCGCTGGTGGGATTATACGCGCGCCTATGACGAGATGCTGCGGATGACCGACACCAACCATGCACCATGGTGGATCGTGCCTTCGGACGACAAGAAGCGCGCGCGGATCAACTGCATCTCGCATATCCTGCAGTCCATTCCCTATGAGCGGGTGAAGTTTGACGAGCCCGATCTCGGAAAACGTCAGAAGCGTCCGGCCGACTTCATAGAGGATAGCAGCATCCGCCATATCGTGCCCGACATGACGTCGTAA
- a CDS encoding MFS transporter, which yields MNRLIPDVFRNPAIRVSMIAIFTFGFAGATTAPYRSVVGIRELGLSNELYATLIFTAAAVNVIVSILLGNLADRLGEYRRMMLVAASFGVIGYGAVFFFPTQDIFVLSALLLLPVYGCLNSLLFANVRAAAHGLAPADVATVNSGVRAMISLSWVLVPGLTGVLLSPSSTMLPAYLFAAISCLVCVGLVGFFLPRQSGTDRAATHHLSYLAALGQVISPKIFSRITAIALISSTLHVNDAIFPLVVTGAARGTVADIGILVGIVALLEVVFIIVWSRLLRRISQLAALAAGALIYAVYLLLLAFAHEPWHVYALTLISGIGAASLISIPITYLQDLIAERPGLGSALISVNIFLSAGLSALLFAAGTAITSYSGTAVVSALSGLLGIAWLLCLDRRR from the coding sequence ATGAACCGCTTGATTCCCGACGTTTTCCGTAATCCTGCAATCCGGGTGAGCATGATCGCCATCTTCACGTTCGGATTTGCCGGAGCGACGACGGCCCCCTATCGGTCCGTGGTCGGTATCCGCGAGCTCGGGCTGTCGAATGAGCTCTATGCCACGCTGATCTTCACTGCCGCGGCAGTCAACGTGATCGTCAGCATTCTGCTCGGCAATCTTGCCGACCGGCTCGGTGAATACCGTAGGATGATGCTTGTAGCGGCGAGCTTCGGCGTTATCGGTTATGGCGCGGTGTTCTTCTTCCCGACGCAGGACATATTTGTCCTCAGCGCACTTCTGCTGCTTCCGGTCTATGGTTGCCTGAACTCGTTGCTCTTTGCCAATGTCCGGGCCGCGGCCCATGGACTGGCACCGGCTGACGTGGCGACCGTCAATTCCGGCGTGCGGGCGATGATCTCGCTTTCCTGGGTCCTGGTTCCCGGGCTCACGGGGGTTTTGCTCTCCCCCTCTTCGACCATGTTGCCAGCCTATCTCTTCGCCGCCATTTCCTGCCTTGTCTGTGTGGGACTCGTGGGTTTCTTTTTGCCCCGACAGAGCGGTACGGATCGTGCCGCCACCCACCATCTCTCCTATCTCGCCGCACTGGGCCAAGTGATTTCCCCGAAAATCTTCAGCCGGATCACGGCAATCGCGCTGATCAGCAGCACATTGCATGTGAACGACGCCATTTTCCCCCTCGTCGTAACCGGCGCCGCCCGCGGCACTGTCGCCGATATCGGCATTCTGGTCGGGATCGTCGCGCTCCTCGAGGTGGTCTTCATCATCGTCTGGTCACGCCTGTTGCGCCGCATCAGCCAACTCGCAGCCCTTGCAGCCGGGGCATTGATCTATGCTGTCTACCTGCTGCTTCTGGCTTTTGCCCATGAGCCCTGGCATGTCTATGCCCTCACCTTGATCAGTGGCATCGGCGCGGCGTCACTGATCTCCATTCCAATCACCTATCTGCAGGATTTGATCGCCGAGCGGCCCGGTCTCGGCAGCGCGCTGATTTCCGTCAACATCTTTCTCAGCGCCGGACTGAGCGCTCTTCTCTTTGCCGCCGGCACAGCCATCACCAGCTATTCCGGCACTGCGGTGGTCAGTGCCCTCTCCGGTCTTCTCGGGATCGCTTGGCTGCTGTGTCTCGACAGGCGCCGGTAG